The following is a genomic window from Chryseobacterium sp. StRB126.
ATTTGTCCTATGCTTACCTGAGCTGTAACCGTAGTTTCACCGGTTTTTACTTTACCTAGGCTGATCACTCTGTTCAAAGCACTGTCGAAGCATGCTGAATATCCTGCTGCAAAAAGCATTTCAGGGTTGGTGAAGTCATCGTTAGCTCCACCTAATGCTTTGGGCATTTTTACTTCAAGATCCAATACTCCGTTTTCACTTTTTACATGACCATTTCTTCCACCAGTAGCAGTGACTTTTGTTGTATATAATGTTTTCATTATTTCTCTATTTTGTTTAGTATTTTTAAAACTGTTTCTTTGAGCTCTAACAGTTCTTCAGGTTTTATCCCGATCTTTTCCTGGATCTTACCCGGAATTTCACAGGCCTTTTTCTGAAGCTGTTTTCCAGCTTCAGCTAGAAATACTTCAACAACTCTCTCGTCCTCTTTTTTACGTTTTCTTATGATAAATCCTTTTGTCTCCAGTCTTTTGAGAAGAGGAGTTAGTGTCCCACTATCCAGAAACAGTTTTTCTCCGATATGCGTTACGGTAAGTCCGTCTCCATTCCATAATATCATCATCACAAGGTATTGCGGATAAGTGATATCCAGCTCATCAAGAAAAGGACGGTATAATCCGGTGATTTCCTTGGCAATTACGTATAATGGGAAACAGATCTGATTTTCTAATTTTGGGGTATTTGAATGTTCCATAAGATTGAGTACGAAAGATTCGTGAAGGTATTACTTTTTAATGATAAACTCATCCATTGGAATACGGACTTTTTTCATAGAAGACAACCAGTCATTGGCTTCGTCGCGGTATCCAAGGTATAAGAGACTTACACTTTTTAAGCCTAATTCTTTTAATCCCAGTATTTCATCTACCACTTCATTGCTGAACCCTTCTGCCGGAGTGCTGTCAATTTTAAGTTCTGCAGCCTGGGCAAGAGCAATTCCTAAAGCAATATAAGTCTGGCGGGCAGTGTGTGCAAAGTGTTGTTCAGGAGTTTGCGCTCCATACATTTCTTTGATTTTATCTGTATAACTTCCAAAACGGCCTTTTGGAAGATTTCTTACATCAGTATGATGATCATATACTTTGTCAATTTTTTCATTAGAATAGCTGTCCCAGGCAGCAAATACCAAAACGTGAGAAGAATCTCTCATTACTTCCGGGTTTAAAGCTCCGGCAACCATTTTATCTTTTAATTCCTGATTCTCTACTACAATAATACGGAAAGGCTGTAAACCTGATGAAGTAGGAGCCAGTCTTGCTGCTTCCAGAATGGTATTTAAATCTTCAGCTGATACTTTTTTAGATGGGTCATAAGCTTTTACAGCGTGTCTCCAATTAAGGTCTTCTATTAATGACATTTTCTTTTATTTTTAAATTAAACTATTTAATGATTATTTATTTTGTGATCATTTAACTATGCAAATATACAAGCAATTAAATTGTGTGCAATTTAATTTTGAAAGATTTTATTGATAACTATTATTTATTTTATAAAAAATGGTATAAATAACCTGAGTTCTGGATAAGACATTTCTGTTTTTAGTAAGTAAGGAAGCCTGGAGAGGGAAGTGAGTTAAGGTTGAAAAAACCACTTACAATCCTGTAATTTATTATTCTTTTAAAGACTGCCTCATCAAATTTTACGACAACGTCAGAAATGGTAGCTCTGATAGTAACTTCCAGCCTATTATTCTTAATTTTCTTATTC
Proteins encoded in this region:
- a CDS encoding organic hydroperoxide resistance protein; this encodes MKTLYTTKVTATGGRNGHVKSENGVLDLEVKMPKALGGANDDFTNPEMLFAAGYSACFDSALNRVISLGKVKTGETTVTAQVSIGQIENGGFGLAVELDVNIPGVSIEEAQSLTEKAHQICPYSNATRNNIEVKLSVTNND
- a CDS encoding MarR family winged helix-turn-helix transcriptional regulator; its protein translation is MEHSNTPKLENQICFPLYVIAKEITGLYRPFLDELDITYPQYLVMMILWNGDGLTVTHIGEKLFLDSGTLTPLLKRLETKGFIIRKRKKEDERVVEVFLAEAGKQLQKKACEIPGKIQEKIGIKPEELLELKETVLKILNKIEK
- a CDS encoding NAD(P)H-dependent oxidoreductase; translation: MSLIEDLNWRHAVKAYDPSKKVSAEDLNTILEAARLAPTSSGLQPFRIIVVENQELKDKMVAGALNPEVMRDSSHVLVFAAWDSYSNEKIDKVYDHHTDVRNLPKGRFGSYTDKIKEMYGAQTPEQHFAHTARQTYIALGIALAQAAELKIDSTPAEGFSNEVVDEILGLKELGLKSVSLLYLGYRDEANDWLSSMKKVRIPMDEFIIKK